One Bradyrhizobium manausense DNA segment encodes these proteins:
- a CDS encoding pseudouridine synthase — MPRDSDKDNDSRGRRGPPKGGRSGKPRGPDKKFAKRGFEGKGDGDKRPPRGDSRPPRGDRDSRPSFRRREEGDAPRRDFSDRPRFKRDDRGGEDRGERSFKPRGDRPFSDRGSRDGEKRSFKPRGDRPSQGRDDRPPRRDRDDSRPAGRFGDKKFGEKRPYSPRGDRPERKFDGERKFSRDRGERSDSKPWQKRDDRPHGDRPPRKDFSKGPRKDFSGRDRGEDKPWQKRDDRRDGGRGEDRPRFSRSRDDRPSGDRPFRDQPKFDRSRDDRPKFDRSHRDGDRPRGGDRPKFDRPRERPEGRMDWQEHPRSEGRFGDRPRRDNEDDSRIFEKRPAFGGRGAYRARERDFEGRPRREEAPKPKKAGERIAKALARAGLASRRDAEEMVTQGRVTVNGRVINSPALDITKNDVVLVDGKPLPERERTRLFLYHKPRGLMTTHDDPEGRPTVFDNLPEGLPRLISVGRLDFNTEGLLLLTNDGGLARTLELPDTGWLRRYRVRAHGDVTQAQLDQLKEGIEVEGVKYGPIEATLERDQGANVWLVFAIREGKNREVRNVCAHLGLEVNRLIRVSYGPFQLGEVPEGQVEEIRARVLREQLGDKVIEKSGAQFDVPKKSSEGDASSEKTSKRAVIADRKGRRVLVQRTGSDEARERNEDEANGYGPPRRPKRGYHGKRDLTPRDE; from the coding sequence ATGCCTCGCGACAGCGACAAAGACAACGATTCCCGCGGCCGGCGAGGCCCGCCCAAAGGCGGCCGCAGCGGCAAGCCGCGCGGTCCCGACAAGAAATTCGCCAAGCGCGGTTTTGAGGGCAAGGGGGACGGCGACAAGCGTCCGCCCCGCGGCGACAGCCGTCCGCCTCGTGGCGACCGTGACAGCCGTCCGTCGTTCCGCCGCCGCGAGGAGGGCGATGCGCCACGCCGCGATTTCAGTGACCGTCCCCGCTTCAAGCGCGACGACCGTGGTGGCGAGGATCGCGGCGAGCGCAGCTTCAAGCCGCGCGGCGATCGTCCTTTCTCCGATCGCGGATCGCGCGATGGCGAAAAGCGCTCCTTCAAGCCGCGCGGTGATCGCCCGTCCCAAGGCCGCGACGACCGCCCGCCGCGCCGGGATCGTGACGATTCGCGTCCCGCTGGCCGCTTCGGCGACAAGAAGTTCGGCGAGAAGCGGCCCTATTCGCCGCGCGGCGATCGTCCTGAGCGCAAGTTCGACGGCGAGCGGAAATTTTCGCGCGATCGTGGCGAGCGTAGCGATTCAAAGCCGTGGCAGAAGCGCGACGATCGTCCGCATGGTGACCGTCCGCCGCGCAAGGACTTCAGCAAGGGCCCGCGCAAGGATTTCAGCGGTCGCGATCGCGGCGAGGACAAGCCCTGGCAAAAGCGCGATGACCGTCGCGACGGTGGCCGCGGCGAGGACCGTCCGCGCTTCTCGCGCTCTCGCGACGATCGTCCGTCGGGCGATCGTCCGTTCCGGGATCAGCCTAAGTTCGATCGGTCGCGCGATGATCGGCCCAAATTCGATCGGTCCCATCGTGATGGCGACCGCCCTCGCGGTGGTGACCGGCCGAAATTCGATCGTCCGCGCGAGCGGCCGGAAGGTCGCATGGATTGGCAGGAGCATCCGCGCAGCGAAGGTCGTTTCGGCGATCGTCCGCGCCGGGACAATGAGGACGACAGCAGGATTTTCGAAAAGCGTCCGGCCTTCGGCGGCCGCGGCGCCTATCGCGCGCGCGAGCGGGATTTCGAAGGACGTCCGCGGCGCGAAGAAGCGCCAAAGCCGAAGAAGGCCGGCGAGCGCATTGCCAAGGCGCTCGCACGCGCAGGCCTCGCCTCGCGCAGGGATGCCGAGGAGATGGTCACGCAGGGCCGTGTCACCGTTAACGGCCGCGTCATCAACTCGCCGGCGCTCGACATCACCAAGAACGACGTCGTCCTTGTCGATGGCAAGCCGTTGCCGGAGCGCGAGCGCACGCGACTGTTCCTCTACCACAAGCCGCGCGGGCTGATGACGACGCATGACGATCCCGAGGGGCGTCCGACCGTGTTCGACAATCTGCCCGAAGGCCTGCCGCGGCTGATCAGCGTCGGCCGGCTCGACTTCAACACCGAGGGCCTGCTGCTGCTCACCAATGACGGCGGTCTTGCGCGCACGCTCGAACTGCCGGACACCGGCTGGCTGCGACGCTACCGCGTCCGCGCCCATGGCGACGTCACCCAGGCGCAGCTCGACCAGCTCAAGGAAGGCATCGAGGTCGAGGGCGTGAAATACGGTCCGATCGAGGCGACGCTGGAGCGTGACCAGGGCGCCAATGTCTGGCTGGTGTTTGCGATCCGCGAAGGCAAGAACCGCGAGGTGCGCAACGTCTGCGCCCATCTCGGGCTTGAGGTGAACCGCCTGATCCGCGTCTCCTACGGTCCGTTCCAGCTCGGCGAAGTTCCCGAAGGACAGGTCGAGGAGATCCGCGCGCGGGTGCTGCGCGAGCAGCTCGGCGACAAGGTGATCGAGAAGTCGGGCGCACAGTTCGACGTGCCGAAGAAATCCTCCGAGGGCGATGCATCCAGCGAGAAGACGTCCAAGCGCGCCGTGATCGCCGACCGCAAGGGCCGCCGCGTGCTGGTGCAGCGCACCGGCAGCGACGAAGCGCGCGAACGCAACGAGGACGAGGCCAACGGCTACGGCCCGCCGCGCCGTCCCAAGCGCGGTTATCACGGCAAGCGCGACCTTACGCCGCGGGACGAATAG
- the mutL gene encoding DNA mismatch repair endonuclease MutL: MPVRQLPEQVVNRIAAGEVVERPASVVKELVENAIDAGASRIDVFTDGGGRRRIGITDDGSGMTAKDLALAVERHATSKLDDEDLLQIRTLGFRGEALPSIGSVARLSITTRHASEPHAWALTVEGGEKSEIMPAALAHGTRVEVSDLFYATPARLKFLKTDRTEAEAIREVVRRLAMARPDVAFTLAGEERAPVTWAAARPGAAGRLTRLGDILGAEFRTHAFEVHAEREGVVVAGYAAAPALTKANALGQYLFVNGRPVRDKLILGAVRGAYADYLPRDRHPVLALFVTLDPREVDANVHPAKTEVRFRNAGLVRALIVHGLKEGLAREGRRTAANSGESALSSFRPAFTQPRPASWDWRASPSAPVAPMPSFDGAAAPAFAERAQAAFDVGAPSADVRFETQPVADLVDRPLGAARTQLHETYIVSQTRDGLIIVDQHAAHERIVYERLKASLAANGVQRQILLIPEIVEMDEATVERLLERSDELGSFGLAIESFGPGAVAVRETPSLLGKTNAGGLLRDLSEHMAEWDEALPLERRLMHVAATMACHGSVRAGRRLRPEEMNALLREMEETPNSGQCNHGRPTYVELKLADVEKLFGRR; this comes from the coding sequence ATGCCCGTCCGCCAATTGCCAGAACAAGTCGTCAACCGCATCGCCGCCGGCGAGGTGGTCGAGCGGCCGGCGAGCGTGGTCAAGGAACTCGTCGAAAACGCAATCGATGCCGGCGCCAGCCGGATCGACGTCTTCACCGATGGCGGCGGCCGGCGGCGGATCGGTATCACCGACGACGGCAGCGGCATGACCGCGAAGGATCTCGCGCTCGCGGTCGAGCGCCATGCCACCTCCAAGCTCGATGACGAAGACTTACTCCAGATTCGCACCCTCGGGTTCCGCGGCGAGGCGCTGCCCTCGATCGGCTCGGTCGCGCGCCTGTCGATCACCACCCGGCATGCGAGCGAGCCGCATGCCTGGGCGCTCACTGTCGAGGGCGGCGAGAAGTCGGAGATCATGCCGGCGGCGCTGGCGCACGGCACCCGCGTCGAGGTCAGCGATCTCTTCTATGCGACGCCGGCACGGCTGAAGTTTCTCAAGACTGACCGCACTGAGGCGGAGGCGATCCGCGAGGTGGTGCGACGCCTCGCGATGGCGCGGCCGGACGTCGCCTTCACACTCGCGGGCGAAGAGCGCGCGCCGGTGACCTGGGCCGCCGCGCGGCCCGGCGCGGCCGGACGCCTGACGCGGCTCGGCGACATCCTCGGCGCCGAGTTTCGCACCCATGCATTCGAAGTCCACGCAGAGCGCGAGGGCGTCGTGGTCGCCGGCTACGCGGCCGCGCCCGCGCTGACCAAGGCGAATGCGCTCGGACAATATCTCTTCGTCAACGGGCGCCCGGTGCGCGACAAGCTGATCCTCGGCGCAGTGCGCGGGGCCTATGCCGATTATCTGCCGCGCGACCGGCACCCGGTGCTGGCGCTATTCGTCACGCTCGATCCGCGCGAGGTCGACGCCAACGTGCATCCAGCCAAGACCGAAGTGCGCTTCCGCAACGCCGGTCTCGTGCGCGCGCTGATCGTGCATGGATTGAAGGAAGGCCTCGCGCGCGAGGGCCGCCGCACCGCCGCCAATAGCGGCGAGAGTGCGCTGTCATCGTTCCGGCCCGCTTTCACGCAGCCGCGGCCGGCAAGCTGGGACTGGCGAGCCTCACCGTCCGCGCCTGTCGCGCCGATGCCGTCGTTCGATGGAGCGGCCGCCCCCGCGTTCGCGGAGCGTGCGCAGGCTGCGTTCGACGTCGGCGCGCCGAGCGCGGATGTGCGGTTCGAGACGCAGCCCGTGGCCGATCTCGTCGACCGTCCGCTCGGCGCGGCGCGCACGCAGCTCCACGAGACGTATATCGTCTCGCAGACCCGCGACGGTCTCATCATCGTCGATCAGCACGCCGCGCATGAGCGCATCGTCTACGAGCGGCTGAAGGCTTCGCTCGCGGCAAACGGCGTGCAGCGGCAGATCCTCCTGATTCCCGAGATCGTCGAGATGGACGAGGCCACGGTGGAGCGCCTGCTGGAGCGCAGCGACGAGCTCGGCTCGTTCGGCCTCGCAATCGAATCCTTCGGCCCCGGCGCGGTCGCTGTGCGCGAGACGCCGTCGCTGCTGGGCAAGACCAATGCCGGCGGACTGTTGCGCGATCTCTCCGAGCACATGGCTGAATGGGACGAGGCGCTGCCACTGGAGCGGCGCCTGATGCACGTCGCAGCCACCATGGCCTGCCACGGCTCGGTGCGCGCCGGCCGCAGGCTGCGGCCGGAGGAGATGAACGCGCTGCTCCGCGAGATGGAAGAGACGCCGAACTCCGGCCAGTGCAATCATGGCCGGCCGACCTATGTCGAACTGAAGCTGGCGGACGTGGAGAAGCTGTTCGGACGGAGATGA
- the rsmD gene encoding 16S rRNA (guanine(966)-N(2))-methyltransferase RsmD codes for MRVVGGRLKGRNLASPSSRDIRPTADRLRESVFNILVHAYDDPIDDARVLDLFAGTGALGIEASSRGAKFTLFVDNGAEARALLRNNVETLGLGGVTKVYRRDATDLGPAHPVEPFSLVFLDPPYGNGLAEKALASLRDGGWLTPGALLVVEEAKAAQFATPDGFEELERRAYDDTEFVFLKRSA; via the coding sequence ATGCGCGTGGTCGGCGGTCGCTTGAAGGGGCGCAATCTCGCCTCACCGTCTTCGCGCGACATCCGTCCCACGGCGGATCGCTTGCGCGAGTCCGTGTTCAACATCCTCGTGCATGCCTATGACGATCCGATCGACGACGCGCGCGTGCTCGATCTCTTTGCCGGCACCGGCGCGCTCGGCATCGAGGCGTCCTCGCGCGGCGCGAAGTTCACGCTGTTCGTGGACAATGGCGCGGAGGCGCGGGCGTTGTTGCGAAACAATGTGGAAACGCTTGGCCTCGGCGGGGTGACAAAAGTCTATCGCCGCGACGCGACCGATCTCGGCCCCGCGCATCCCGTCGAGCCGTTCTCGCTGGTGTTCCTTGATCCACCCTACGGCAATGGTTTGGCGGAGAAGGCGCTTGCGTCTTTGCGCGATGGCGGCTGGCTCACGCCGGGCGCGTTGCTGGTGGTGGAAGAGGCGAAGGCCGCGCAGTTCGCGACGCCGGACGGTTTCGAGGAGCTGGAGCGGCGGGCGTATGACGACACGGAATTCGTGTTTTTGAAGCGCAGCGCCTAG
- a CDS encoding nucleoside deaminase, with protein sequence MIRGLKAPSFMDLALKTAENAGKAGEVPIGCVVVRNYEVIATSANRTLTDYDPTGHAEIVALREAAKKIGSERLVDCDLYVTLEPCTMCAGAISLARVRRLYYGAADPKGGAVESGVRFFASPTCHHAPDVYSGVGESEASRLLKEFFRERR encoded by the coding sequence ATGATACGAGGCTTGAAAGCCCCCTCTTTCATGGATTTGGCGCTCAAAACGGCCGAAAATGCCGGAAAAGCGGGCGAGGTCCCGATCGGATGCGTCGTAGTCCGCAATTACGAAGTCATCGCCACTTCCGCCAACCGGACGCTGACCGACTACGACCCCACGGGCCACGCCGAGATCGTGGCGCTGCGCGAGGCGGCGAAAAAGATCGGCAGCGAACGCCTGGTCGACTGCGACCTCTACGTGACGCTGGAGCCCTGCACCATGTGTGCGGGCGCGATCTCCTTGGCAAGGGTCCGCCGGCTCTATTACGGCGCCGCCGACCCCAAGGGCGGCGCAGTCGAGTCGGGCGTCCGGTTTTTCGCCTCGCCAACCTGCCACCACGCCCCGGACGTCTATTCGGGGGTCGGCGAGAGCGAGGCGTCGCGGCTGCTCAAGGAGTTCTTTCGCGAGCGGCGCTAG
- the arfB gene encoding alternative ribosome rescue aminoacyl-tRNA hydrolase ArfB yields the protein MLRISRDLVIDEDDIEIDFVRASGPGGQNVNKVSTSAQLRFDTRKLIIPEDAEIRLARIAGQRMTKDGVIVIQAQRFRSQDRNRQDAIDRLVEILTEAMIRPTPRRATRPTFASKQRRLDGKKRRSDVKAGRGGRFND from the coding sequence ATGCTGCGGATATCCCGCGATCTCGTCATCGACGAGGACGACATTGAGATCGACTTTGTCCGCGCCTCCGGCCCGGGCGGACAGAACGTCAACAAGGTCTCGACCTCGGCCCAGTTGCGCTTCGACACGCGCAAGCTGATCATCCCGGAAGATGCCGAAATCCGGCTCGCCCGCATCGCCGGCCAGCGCATGACCAAAGACGGCGTGATCGTGATCCAGGCGCAGCGCTTCCGCAGCCAGGATCGTAATCGGCAGGACGCCATCGATCGACTTGTCGAGATCCTGACCGAAGCGATGATCCGGCCGACGCCGCGCCGCGCAACACGGCCGACCTTCGCCTCCAAGCAGCGACGGCTCGACGGCAAGAAGCGCCGCAGCGACGTCAAGGCCGGGCGCGGCGGCCGCTTCAACGATTAG
- a CDS encoding gluconate 2-dehydrogenase subunit 3 family protein, producing MREVDRRSKHSRRTFLKGAATAVPVVSVATSLSVNIEGAWADEAGTLSPATMKTLLKVARDIYPHDVLGDSYYITAIKPWDAKAAKDASVKALISDGIARLDQNAKDRHKAPYAEVPWEADRVVLLKEIEQSDFFQKVRGDLVVSLYNQKEVWPRFGYEGSSAEHGGYINRGFADIDWLPKA from the coding sequence ATGAGAGAGGTCGATCGCCGAAGCAAGCACAGCCGCCGGACTTTTCTCAAAGGCGCGGCAACCGCCGTACCGGTCGTGTCTGTCGCAACCAGCCTCAGTGTCAACATCGAGGGCGCCTGGGCCGATGAGGCCGGCACACTTTCGCCTGCGACGATGAAGACGCTGCTGAAGGTCGCCCGCGACATCTATCCGCACGACGTCCTCGGAGACAGCTACTACATCACCGCGATCAAGCCGTGGGACGCCAAGGCCGCCAAGGACGCTTCCGTCAAGGCGCTGATCAGCGACGGTATTGCAAGGCTCGATCAGAACGCGAAGGACCGCCACAAAGCACCCTATGCCGAAGTGCCCTGGGAAGCCGATCGCGTGGTGCTCTTGAAGGAGATCGAGCAGAGCGACTTCTTTCAGAAGGTGCGCGGCGACCTCGTCGTTTCCCTCTACAACCAGAAAGAGGTCTGGCCGCGCTTCGGCTACGAGGGCTCCTCCGCCGAACATGGCGGTTACATCAACCGCGGCTTCGCCGACATCGACTGGCTGCCGAAGGCTTAA
- a CDS encoding GMC family oxidoreductase, with protein sequence MAKFDLNDDSVVVIVGSGAGGGTLGNELTQKGVKVVILEAGPRIENQDFINDEWDSFSQLAWTDARTTSGNWRVAKDFSGLPAWIVKAVGGSTIHWAGASLRFDEHEFKIKSTYGNIPGANVLDWPVTLAEMEPWYAKAEDKMGVTRTNGIPGLPGNNNFRVLEAGAKKLGYKTVHTGNMAINSQPRDGRGSCQQIGFCFQGCKSGAKWSTLYTEIPKGEATGNLEVRPGSMVVKIEHDASGKVTGVVYADETGAMQRQKARIVAVAGNSIESPRLLLNSASSMFPDGLGNSSGQVGRNYMRHMTGSVYAVFEKSVHMYRGTTMAGIIRDEAANNPKRGFVGGYEMETLSLGLPFMAAFLNPGAWGRPFTAAIDGYPRMAGMWLVGEDMPQETNRITLDPTVKDKFGQPVASVHYDDHPNDLAMRAHAYKQGAAVYDAVGATVTYPTPPYPSTHNLGSNRMSEKPRDGVVNKFGQSHDVKNLFVSDGSQFTSGAACNPTLTIVALAIRQADYIAGAMQKKEI encoded by the coding sequence ATGGCAAAATTCGATCTGAACGATGACAGCGTTGTGGTGATCGTCGGCTCCGGCGCCGGTGGCGGCACGCTGGGCAACGAACTCACGCAGAAGGGCGTCAAGGTGGTCATCCTCGAGGCCGGCCCGCGCATCGAGAACCAGGACTTCATCAATGATGAGTGGGACAGTTTTTCCCAGCTCGCCTGGACCGATGCCCGCACCACGTCAGGAAACTGGCGCGTCGCCAAGGATTTCTCCGGCCTGCCTGCATGGATCGTCAAGGCGGTCGGCGGCTCCACCATCCACTGGGCAGGCGCGTCGCTGCGCTTCGATGAGCACGAGTTCAAGATCAAGAGCACCTACGGCAATATTCCCGGCGCCAATGTGCTGGACTGGCCCGTCACGCTCGCCGAGATGGAGCCGTGGTACGCCAAGGCCGAGGACAAGATGGGCGTGACCCGCACCAACGGCATCCCCGGACTTCCCGGCAACAACAATTTCAGGGTGCTCGAGGCCGGCGCGAAGAAGCTCGGCTACAAGACCGTGCACACCGGCAACATGGCGATCAACAGCCAGCCACGCGATGGACGCGGATCCTGCCAGCAGATCGGCTTCTGCTTCCAGGGCTGCAAATCAGGTGCGAAATGGTCGACGCTCTACACCGAGATCCCCAAAGGCGAGGCGACCGGCAATCTGGAGGTCCGTCCCGGCAGCATGGTGGTCAAGATCGAGCACGACGCGAGCGGCAAGGTCACCGGCGTTGTCTATGCCGACGAGACCGGCGCGATGCAGCGGCAGAAGGCGCGGATCGTCGCGGTCGCAGGCAACTCGATCGAGAGCCCGCGGTTGCTGCTCAACAGCGCGTCGAGCATGTTCCCCGACGGTCTCGGCAACTCGAGCGGTCAGGTCGGCCGCAACTACATGCGGCACATGACCGGCAGCGTCTACGCCGTGTTCGAGAAATCGGTGCACATGTATCGCGGCACCACCATGGCCGGCATCATTCGCGACGAGGCCGCCAACAATCCGAAGCGCGGCTTCGTCGGCGGCTACGAGATGGAGACGCTGTCGCTCGGATTGCCGTTCATGGCGGCGTTCCTCAATCCCGGTGCATGGGGCCGACCGTTCACTGCGGCGATCGACGGCTATCCGCGGATGGCCGGCATGTGGCTGGTCGGCGAGGACATGCCGCAGGAGACCAATCGCATCACGCTCGATCCAACCGTGAAGGACAAGTTCGGCCAGCCGGTGGCGAGCGTGCATTACGACGATCATCCCAACGATCTCGCGATGCGTGCCCACGCCTACAAGCAGGGTGCGGCGGTCTATGACGCGGTCGGCGCGACCGTGACCTATCCGACGCCGCCATATCCGAGCACGCACAATCTCGGCTCCAACCGGATGAGCGAGAAGCCGCGCGACGGCGTGGTCAACAAGTTCGGGCAGAGTCACGACGTGAAAAACCTGTTCGTCTCCGACGGCAGTCAGTTCACCAGCGGCGCAGCCTGCAATCCGACGCTGACCATCGTCGCGCTCGCGATCCGCCAGGCGGATTACATTGCGGGTGCCATGCAGAAGAAGGAGATTTGA
- a CDS encoding VOC family protein — MAKPVHSMIRVFDEARSLDFYGRAFGLEVADYLKFADFALIYLRHPSSPFEIELTVNFDRKEPYQLGDGYGHLAVVVEDLDAEHARFEHEKLTPGPLRDFKHEGKTLARFFFVSDPDGFKIEVIQRGGRFG; from the coding sequence ATGGCCAAGCCTGTCCATTCCATGATCCGCGTTTTCGACGAAGCGCGATCGCTCGACTTCTATGGCCGCGCCTTCGGCCTCGAAGTGGCCGACTATCTGAAGTTCGCAGACTTCGCCTTGATCTATCTGCGTCACCCCTCCTCACCTTTCGAGATCGAGTTAACGGTCAATTTCGACCGCAAGGAACCGTACCAGCTTGGTGACGGCTACGGCCATCTCGCTGTGGTGGTCGAGGATCTCGACGCCGAGCACGCCCGCTTCGAGCACGAGAAGCTTACGCCGGGGCCACTGCGCGACTTCAAGCACGAGGGCAAGACGCTGGCGCGTTTCTTCTTCGTCAGCGATCCCGATGGCTTCAAGATCGAGGTGATCCAGCGGGGCGGACGTTTCGGTTAG
- a CDS encoding ribbon-helix-helix domain-containing protein, whose protein sequence is MCHLFAHQPQRDYESQTRSLRIGGHCTSIRLEMAFWDTLEEIAAKEGMSVGKFLTTLYNEVLDHHGEVNNFASLLRCSCLIYRSKSLAPVQEFKATVTPILDAAE, encoded by the coding sequence ATGTGTCATCTCTTCGCGCACCAGCCCCAACGTGATTATGAATCCCAGACCCGCTCGTTGCGGATCGGCGGGCATTGCACATCGATCCGACTGGAGATGGCATTCTGGGACACGCTGGAGGAGATCGCGGCCAAGGAAGGCATGAGCGTCGGCAAGTTCCTGACCACGCTCTACAACGAGGTGCTCGACCACCATGGCGAGGTCAACAATTTTGCCTCGCTGTTGCGCTGCTCGTGCCTGATCTACCGCTCCAAGAGCTTGGCACCCGTACAGGAATTCAAGGCCACGGTGACGCCCATTCTCGACGCGGCCGAATAG
- a CDS encoding alpha/beta fold hydrolase, with protein MSDLADLYPGFASEWINTSFGRIFARVGGKGPPLLLLHGFSETHVMWHRVAPALADQFTLIIADLPGYGWSDMPESDALHMPYSKRAMAKAMVEMMEQLGHVHFALAGHDRGGRVSYRLALDHPGRLSKLAVLDILPTYNYWERMNRAYALKIYHWTFLAQPAPLPETLISGQGEFFLRFKMASQTKSKTLDAIDKRALEHYLAPFRDPARIHAMCEDYRAGAYIDYDLDKADFDAAKKITVPMLALWGGVGIAQAAATPLDIWMQWATNVEGQPVDSGHFLTEENPDVTAKALREFFAGD; from the coding sequence ATGTCCGATCTCGCCGACCTCTATCCCGGCTTTGCCTCCGAATGGATCAACACCTCGTTCGGCCGCATCTTCGCCCGCGTCGGCGGCAAGGGGCCGCCGCTGCTGTTGCTGCACGGCTTCTCCGAGACGCATGTGATGTGGCACCGCGTCGCGCCTGCGCTGGCCGACCAGTTCACGCTGATCATCGCCGACCTGCCGGGCTATGGCTGGTCCGACATGCCCGAGAGCGATGCGCTGCACATGCCCTACAGCAAGCGCGCGATGGCCAAGGCCATGGTGGAAATGATGGAGCAGCTCGGCCACGTCCACTTCGCGCTCGCCGGCCACGATCGCGGCGGCCGCGTCTCGTATCGGTTAGCGCTCGATCATCCCGGCCGGCTGTCGAAGCTCGCCGTGCTCGATATCCTGCCGACCTATAATTACTGGGAGCGGATGAACCGCGCCTACGCGCTGAAGATCTATCATTGGACCTTTCTCGCCCAGCCCGCGCCGCTGCCGGAGACGCTGATCTCGGGGCAGGGTGAATTCTTCCTGCGCTTCAAGATGGCGAGCCAGACCAAGTCGAAGACGCTCGATGCGATCGACAAGCGCGCGCTCGAGCACTACCTCGCTCCGTTCCGCGATCCCGCCCGCATCCACGCGATGTGCGAGGACTACCGCGCCGGCGCCTATATCGACTACGATCTCGACAAGGCCGATTTCGATGCGGCTAAGAAGATCACCGTGCCGATGCTGGCGCTGTGGGGCGGCGTCGGCATCGCCCAGGCGGCCGCAACTCCGCTCGATATCTGGATGCAGTGGGCGACCAACGTCGAGGGACAGCCGGTCGACTCCGGCCACTTCCTCACCGAGGAAAACCCCGACGTCACCGCCAAGGCGCTGCGCGAATTCTTCGCAGGCGACTAG
- a CDS encoding c-type cytochrome — MRAVVLGLCTAMVLVTRVADAQMPLPAARPPDGATLFKQQCAVCHTTNLSEPMRQGPPLVKIVGRTAGKVEGFHYSDALAKADFTWEEARLDAWLANPQAVIPGTVMAYRQGKPDTRAAIIAYLKELN, encoded by the coding sequence ATGCGCGCAGTCGTGTTGGGATTGTGCACCGCGATGGTGCTGGTGACGCGTGTCGCCGATGCGCAGATGCCGTTGCCGGCCGCGAGGCCGCCGGATGGCGCGACGCTGTTCAAGCAGCAATGCGCAGTGTGCCACACGACCAATTTGTCGGAACCGATGCGGCAAGGTCCGCCGCTGGTGAAGATCGTGGGTCGGACAGCCGGCAAGGTTGAAGGCTTTCACTATTCCGACGCGCTCGCGAAAGCGGATTTCACGTGGGAGGAAGCCAGGCTCGACGCCTGGCTGGCCAATCCGCAGGCCGTCATTCCCGGCACGGTCATGGCCTATCGGCAGGGCAAGCCGGACACGCGCGCTGCCATCATCGCCTATCTCAAGGAGTTGAACTGA